The following proteins come from a genomic window of Chiroxiphia lanceolata isolate bChiLan1 chromosome 28, bChiLan1.pri, whole genome shotgun sequence:
- the PCNA gene encoding proliferating cell nuclear antigen, protein MFEARLVQGSVLKRVLEALKDLITEACWDLGSGGISLQSMDSSHVSLVQLTLRSEGFDTYRCDRNIAMGVNLSSMSKILKCAGNEDIITLRAEDNADTLALVFEAPNQEKVSDYEMKLMDLDVEQLGIPEQEYSCVVKMPSAEFARICRDLSHIGDAVVISCAKDGVKFSANGELGNGNIKLSQTSNVDKEEEAVTIEMNEPVQLTFALRYLNFFTKATPLSPTVTLSMSADVPLVVEYKIADMGHLKYYLAPKIEDQQEGS, encoded by the exons ATGTTCGAGGCGCGGCTGGTGCAGGGCTCGGTGCTCAAACGGGTGCTGGAGGCCCTCAAGGACCTCATCACCGAGGCCTGCTGGGACCTGGGCTCGGGCGGCATCAGCCTGCAGAGCATGGACTCCTCGCACGTCTCCCTGGTGCAGCTCACGCTGCGCTCCGAGGGCTTCGACACGTACCGCTGCGACCGCAACATCGCCATGGGCGTCAACCTGTCCAG catGTCCAAAATCCTGAAGTGTGCAGGGAATGAGGACATCATAACCCTGCGGGCAGAGGACAACGCAGACACCTTGGCTCTGGTGTTCGAGGCACCGA ATCAGGAGAAGGTCTCTGATTACGAGATGAAGCTGATGGATCTGGATGTGGAGCAGCTCGGGATTCCA GAGCAGGAGTACAGCTGCGTGGTGAAGATGCCGTCGGCGGAGTTCGCGCGGATCTGCCGCGACCTGAGTCACATCGGCGACGCCGTCGTCATCTCCTGCGCCAAGGACGGCGTCAAGTTCTCGGCCAACGGAGAGCTGGGCAACGGCAACATCAAACTGTCCCAGACCAGCAACGtggacaaggaggaggaggct GTTACAATAGAGATGAACGAGCCAGTCCAGCTGACCTTTGCCTTGAGGTACCTGAACTTCTTCACCAAGGCCACCCCCCTGTCCCCTACAGTCACACTCAGCATGTCTGCAGACGTTCCTCTGG TGGTGGAGTACAAGATCGCTGACATGGGACACCTAAAGTACTACCTGGCTCCAAAGATCGAGGACCAGCAGGAAGGCTCTTAA
- the TMEM230 gene encoding transmembrane protein 230: MMPSRTNLSAGIPSSKVKYSKLSSTDDGYIDLQFKKSPPKIPYKAIALAVVLFMIGTFLIIIGALLLAGYISKGETDRAIPVLIIGILVFLPGFYHLRIAYYASKGYRGYSYDDIPDFDD, translated from the exons ATGATGCCGTCCCGCACCAACCTCTCTGCTGGGATTCCCAGTAGCAAAGTCAAATATTCCAAGCTCTCCAGCACTGATGATGGATACATTGACCTGCAG TTCAAGAAGAGCCCACCAAAGATCCCCTACAAGGCCATCGCCCTGGCTGTTGTGCTCTTCATGATTGGGACCTTCCTCATCATCATCggagccctgctgctggcagggtaCATCAGCAAAGGA GAAACGGACCGAGCCATCCCCGTGCTCATCATCGGCATCCTGGTGTTCCTGCCCGGCTTCTACCACCTGCGCATCGCCTACTACGCCTCCAAGGGCTACCGGGGCTACTCCTACGACGACATTCCCGACTTTGACGACTGA